In Acidobacteriota bacterium, the sequence CGGTGTTGGAGCGCGAACGCCATCTGCCGTGGCCTGCCGATGTCTATATGGAAGGGCCTGACCAGTATCGCGGCTGGTTCAATTCGTCTTTGATGGTGGCGCTCGCGGCGCACGGACAAGCGCCGTATAAAACCGTCATCACCCACGGTTGGACGGTTGATGGGCAAGGCAAAGCCATGCACAAATCCGCTGGCAATGCGATTTCGCCAAACGAAGTCGCTGATTCACAGGGCGCGGAGATTCTGCGTTTGTGGGTGGCATCAGCGGATTTCACAGAAGACGTGCGACTCTCGAAAGAGATTTTGACGCGCCTGGTTGAAACCTATCGCAAGATTCGCAACACGGCGCGCTATGCGCTCGGCAATATCTATGATTTCAATCCCGAAACTGACCTTGTCGGTTATGAAGAGTTGTTTGAGATTGATCGCTGGGCGCTTGCCGCAACCAACGAAGTCGCGCGTAAAGTGGTTGACGCCTATAAACGATTCGATTACACGGCGGTCTATCATGCAATTTATAACTACACGACGGTGACGCTGTCGGCGGTTTATTTCGATATTTTGAAAGACCGCCTGTACACCTACGCGCCGAAATCTCCAGGCAGACGAAGCGCACAGACGGCGCTCTATAAAATCATCGAGGCGTATGCCAAACTCTTAGCGCCGGTACTGGTCTTCACTGCCGATGAAATCTGGGAAAATATTCCCGGCGCGCGCGAAGCCTCTGTGCATATCGCAGAGTTTCCAAAGGCTGAATCTCGCGCTGATGAAAAAGCGCTGTTTGAAACCTGGGACAAGATATTCGAGGTGCGCTCCTCGGTGCAGAAAGCTCTGGAAGAAAAACGCAACGATAAGGTTATCGGCAGTTCGCTTGAGGCAAAAGTAAAAGTAAAAGCTGCGGGCGCAACGTTGGAGTTGCTCAAACGCTATGAACAGGAACTGGCGGCGATATTCATTGTTTCGGAGGTTGTTTTGGAAGCCGTAGCGGGCGATACTGTAGAGGTCGAAGTTGCACATGCAGACGGCGCGAAGTGCGAACGTTGCTGGAACTGGTCTGTGACGGTCGGCGAAAACCGCAAATACCCGATGCTTGACGCGCGTTGCGTTCGCCAAGTCGAAGAAGGTTGGGGAAGTTTATGAGTTCATCGACACTTGAATTAGTTTTGGAAAAGGTGAAGGAGTTGACCCCCGAAGAGCAACAGAAAGTTCGGGCGTTGCTGGATTCTTTAAATACAGAGAAAACTCCTGAGCATAATCAGCAACAAACCGCGCCTGTAACCCGAGAAGAAGTTCAAAAAATTCTTCTGGCTAAAGGGTTGATCAGGCAAATTCCAGCCAAAAAGCCGAACCCTCGTTTTAAGGATTTCAAACGGCTTGATATTACCGGCAAGCCATTATCTGAAATTATTATCGAGGAGCGCCGTTAAGTGCAGGACTATTTTTTCGACAGCAGCGCGTTAGTTAAAAACTATGCGAACGAAACCGGTTCAAGCTGGATAAGTAATATCGTTGATGCTAACGCGGGAAATTTTATTTACGTTGCCAGTATTACTGAAGTGGAAGTAAGCACAGCGCTTTGTCGAAAACAGCGCGATGCCGTAATTACCCAATCGGACTTAAAGATGAGTATTGCAAAATTGCACGATGATTTTATCAACACATACAATGTCATCGATGTTGATGATGTACAGATTACATATGCCATACGTCTTGTTCAATCTCATCCACTCAGGGCTTATGATGCAATACAACTGGCTACTGCCTTGCAGATTAATGAACAGATTACTAATTTAGGTCTGCCTACGATTACTTTTGTTTCCGCAGATGTCGCATTGAACAATGCTGCTGTTGCCGAAGGTTTAAATGTCGATGACCCGAATCTGCATCCTTAATTTTTAATCAGGAAGTTTGATGAGTTCAGAATCAATCACAATGGAAAAAACCAACAACAAGAGTTGGTATCTGTTAATTACCGCGGTGGCGCTGGCGATTGACCAACTCACGAAATATTGGGTGGCGCAAACGCTCGGCGTTGGACCGCAGGGTGAAATCGTCGTCATCAAAGGTTTTTTCAGCCTCACCTATACCGAAAATCGCGGCATTGCATTCGGGATGCTTGGCGAATCGGATGTGCGCTGGCTGTTGGTCGCCATTTCCGTGACCGCGATTTTTATTGTGGTTTATTACCTGATGCGCGCCCCGGCTTCCAGCCGTCTGCTGATGTGGTCGCTGGCGCTCTTAGCCGCAGGGATTTCCGGAAATCTGGTTGACCGCATCAGGCTTGGCAAAGTGATTGATTTTCTCGAATTCTATTATCGCGACCATTATTTTCCGGTCTTCAATATCGCCGACACGGTGATTACCATCGGCGCAGGGTTAATGGCTATTGAGTTGTTTTCGACGCCGCAAGCAGAAAAACCCAAAGCCACACCGGAGGAGATACTCGAACCCCGCTCAGAAGCCGAAGTCGAAAATTAGATTGAAATACCTAGCCTGCAATTGAGATTCTATAAAAGATGTTTCCAGAACTTTTTAAAATCCCCGGCACCAGCATCCCGATTTCAACCTACGGATTGTTGTATGCCATCGCCATCGTCCTGGGTTTATGGATCACCGCCAAACTCGCAGCGCAAAACGGCGAAGAGAAAGCCAAAATTTATGACCTCGGTTTATACATCGTTGCTTCGGCATTGATCGGCTCGAAACTGTTGATGGCAGTCACCGAATGGCACGATTATCACGGCGATCTGTCGCGACTGTTTTCAATTGATTTCTGGCGTTCGGGCGGCGTCTATTTCGGCGGCTTCATTGCGGCGGTGTTAACCAGTGTGTTTTTGATGCGGCGCTGGAAAATGAACTGGCGACGAACCGCGGATGCCTTTGCGCCCGGCATTGCCATCGGTCATGCGATTGGCAGGCTCGGTTGTTTTTCGGCAGGCTGTTGCTGGGGCAAAGCGACCACTTCCTGGATTGGCGTCCGCTTTCCCGAAAAAGCCAACGAAGTTACGGGCGTGCCAACCGATGTTGCGCTGATTCCGACGCAACTCATCGAAGCCGGAACCAATTTGATCATTTTCGTTTTGTTGTTAGTGCTTTGGAAACGGCGCAAATTCGACGGACAAATTATTTTCACTTATTTCATTTTGTATTCGATTGCGCGATTCACCATTGAATTCTGGCGCGACGACCCGCGCGGTTCACTATTTGGACTTTCAACTTCGCAAATCATTTCTCTGGTCTTTTTCATCCTGGGCATCGCTTTAATGATTTATCACTGGCGACGCGGCGATGATAAAAAAATCGCCACCCCGAAAAAAGTTGCGGCACAGATTTCATAGCAAAAGGATTCATGATGAACCACCGGGATAACGTTACTGAAAATAATTCATCAACCTCCAAAACCGATTTCGTCATGGAGCGTAAAGGCAAATTGGAAAATCTTGACCGCAGCTTTGACCTTGAGTTTTGGCAAGCTCAAGACTCGACAGCAAGGTTTTCTGCTGCTTGGGAACTTGTGCTTCATGCGCAAAGGAGAAAAAGCAAAGATGTCGGTGAACCCAGACTTCAAAGACATATTGAAAGTCTTCAACGACAATCAGGTTGAGTATTTAATTATCGACGGATATGCCGTTATTGAATATACAGAACCGCGATACACAAAAGATTTGGATATATGGGTGCGGGCGAGCAAGCAAAATGCCTCAGCGATATTTAATTGGCATTCCGCCTGTGCGCATTGACATCCTGATGTCTGTAAGCGGATTAAATTTTGATGAGGCTTGGGCGAATCGTATAGCAATAGATTTTGACGGCGTCAGCGTCAATTTAATCTCAAAAAAAGATTTGATTATCACCAAACTTGCAACCGGTCGCCCGCAAGACCTCATTGAGGCTCAACTTCTTTCCACGACCCTAAAAGACGACTCTCGGGAAAATTGAGCTATCTTGGAAACTCAAAGTATCACAATTGAGAATAACGCAGCGGGCAAACGCCTTGATGCCTTTCTCGCTTTGCAACTGGAAAACATCAGTCGCACGCGCATTCAACGCGCCATTGAAGACGGCGATGTTTTAATCAATCAACGAACCGTTAAGCCAAGTTATAAGCTGCGCGCGGGCGATCAAATCGAAATTGATTTGCCGGAACCGCCACCGGTTGAACTGCGCGCCGAACCGATTCCGCTCGAAATCATTTACGAAGACACCGACCTCATCGTCGTCGATAAACCCGCGAGGATGGTTGTGCATCCCGGCGCAGGCATTGAATCCGGCACCCTTGCCAATGCCCTTGCCTATCATTTCAACGAACTGTCGGGCGCGGCGGGACGCATTCGCCCAGGCATCGTGCATCGTATTGATAAGGAAACATCCGGGCTTCTGGTGGTCGCCAAAAATGACGCGGCGCATATCAAACTCTCCGAACAGTTCCAAGACCGCAAAGTTTTCAAGATGTACATTGCGCTCGTCTATGGTCGCGTGTCGCAAAGCATTGGCGATATTGAAGCCAACATCGGGCGCAGCCCGCATAATCGTTTGAAAATGGCGGTTCTGCGAGGCGGCGCAGGCCGTTATGCCCACACCATCTTTCAAGTGGTTGACCGCTTCAATGATTTCTCTTTGCTCAAAGTGCAAATCAAAACCGGGCGCACGCATCAGATTCGCGTTCATCTTTCACACATCGGACATCCCGTGGTTGGCGATGCGCTCTATTCGATGGGGCGCGAAAACAGCGTACGCGACCCGCTGATTAAACGCGAAATGCGCCTGTTGAATCGCCATTTTCTGCACGCCGCGCAACTCGAATTCCTGCATCCATCGACCGGTGAGTTGATGAAATTTGAATCGCCTTTGCCTGCGGAACTCACCAACTTTCTCGCTCTGCTGAGTCAGCTTTCTTGAGCGCGTCTGTGCGCCTTGTCGCCCTCGATAAAAAACAGATGAACCGCCAGGACGCCAAACAATATTGATAAAATCCTGGTGTTCTTGGCGTCCTGGCGGTTCACTTAGGTCGCGGTTCATTCTCAGTAATCCAACTTGTGCGATGCCCTTTGATGCGTAACAATAGAGTTTAATCGTTTGCGAGAGACATTATGGCTAAACCGAAACTCACGGGCGCAAGACCCGAATGGCTGAAAGTAAAAATCAACACCAACGACAGTTTTCAAATCATCGGACAGATGATGAACGACCTCAGTTTGCACACCGTCTGTCAGGAAGCTCATTGTCCGAATATTTTTGAATGCTGGAGCGAAGGCACAGCGACCTTCATGATTATGGGCGATGTCTGCACCCGCCATTGCGGATTTTGTGCGGTCACCAAAGGCAAACCGCAACCGCTCGATACGAATGAACCGCGTCACGTCGGCGAAGCGGTGCAACGAATGCGCGTGCGTCATGCTGTGGTTACCAGCGTCAACCGCGATGAATTGCCGGATGGCGGCGCAATGCATTTTGCCGAAACCATTCGCTGGATTCGCCGCTTGAATCCTGGGACGCGCATCGAAGTTTTGATACCGGATTTTTGCGGCAATGAAGACGCTTTGAATTTGATTTTAGAAGCGCGACCCGAAGTGTTAAATCACAACACCGAGACTGTGCCGCGTCTGTATAAACGGGTGCGACCCGATGCCAATTTCGCGCAATCAATGGAAGTTCTTTCGCGCGCCCACCTTCGTAAAAGCCAGTTTCCGTTGCTCACGAAAACCGGACTGATGGTCGGGCTGGGTGAAAGCGTTGATGAACTGCTTGAAACTTTTAGAGAAATCAGCAAGACGGGTTGCGATATTTTAACCGTCGGGCAATACCTCGCGCCGACGCCGAAATACATTCCCATTGAAAAATACTACGCCCCCGAAGAGTTCGATTTTCTGCGCGACGCGGCGTTGAAGATGGGCTTTCGCTATGTCGAGTCGGGACCGCTGGTGAGAAGTTCTTATCACGCCGGTCGCCACACCAGTGGCGCAAATGGCGAAGAAATTTTTAACTCGGCAGACTACAGCCACGACCCGATATTTCAAACTCCGATTGATATTCCGCAACACCCGACGCAACCGCTCGTGCAACTCAAAGGACGCGATGCCAGCTAATCTCAGCCAGTTATCCTGATATTTATGAGGGAGGGGTGAAGGTAACCTTCAACTCTCCTCCAGGATCATTGAGTATTCATCAAGAGAACGGCGGTTTCCTGCAAGAACAAATTTTATCCGCTCAATCCGAGGATAACCTGCCTGGGTTTGCAGCCCCGCCAACCTGATGGCAAAAACTGCCTGCCCCGGACTCTCCTTTGTTCTAAATAAAAAAAATCTTACGTTCAAGGTTGACAAATCTTTCTTAAATGATAATTATTCTCACGTGAGAATTATTCGCAACAAGAATTTCAATCGCCATCAATCAGAGGTCGAGAATTGGAGTTCGGCGTTTGTCGAGCGCTGTCGCGAGCGCGGCATCCGGCTCACGCCGCAGCGGCTTGCAGTTTATCGCGCGCTCGTAGAAGACCTGACCCACCCGACCGCCGAAACGTTGTTTGCGCGGCTCAGGGAGACGGTTCCGGGGATGTCACAGGCGACGGTTTATCGCACCCTGGAATCGCTCGAAAAACAAGGCTTGATTCGCCGCGTGAGCGCGCCGGAAGCCAAAGGGCGATTTG encodes:
- a CDS encoding type II toxin-antitoxin system VapC family toxin, whose product is MQDYFFDSSALVKNYANETGSSWISNIVDANAGNFIYVASITEVEVSTALCRKQRDAVITQSDLKMSIAKLHDDFINTYNVIDVDDVQITYAIRLVQSHPLRAYDAIQLATALQINEQITNLGLPTITFVSADVALNNAAVAEGLNVDDPNLHP
- the lspA gene encoding signal peptidase II — translated: MSSESITMEKTNNKSWYLLITAVALAIDQLTKYWVAQTLGVGPQGEIVVIKGFFSLTYTENRGIAFGMLGESDVRWLLVAISVTAIFIVVYYLMRAPASSRLLMWSLALLAAGISGNLVDRIRLGKVIDFLEFYYRDHYFPVFNIADTVITIGAGLMAIELFSTPQAEKPKATPEEILEPRSEAEVEN
- the lgt gene encoding prolipoprotein diacylglyceryl transferase, with protein sequence MFPELFKIPGTSIPISTYGLLYAIAIVLGLWITAKLAAQNGEEKAKIYDLGLYIVASALIGSKLLMAVTEWHDYHGDLSRLFSIDFWRSGGVYFGGFIAAVLTSVFLMRRWKMNWRRTADAFAPGIAIGHAIGRLGCFSAGCCWGKATTSWIGVRFPEKANEVTGVPTDVALIPTQLIEAGTNLIIFVLLLVLWKRRKFDGQIIFTYFILYSIARFTIEFWRDDPRGSLFGLSTSQIISLVFFILGIALMIYHWRRGDDKKIATPKKVAAQIS
- a CDS encoding DUF6036 family nucleotidyltransferase; amino-acid sequence: MPQRYLIGIPPVRIDILMSVSGLNFDEAWANRIAIDFDGVSVNLISKKDLIITKLATGRPQDLIEAQLLSTTLKDDSREN
- a CDS encoding RluA family pseudouridine synthase encodes the protein METQSITIENNAAGKRLDAFLALQLENISRTRIQRAIEDGDVLINQRTVKPSYKLRAGDQIEIDLPEPPPVELRAEPIPLEIIYEDTDLIVVDKPARMVVHPGAGIESGTLANALAYHFNELSGAAGRIRPGIVHRIDKETSGLLVVAKNDAAHIKLSEQFQDRKVFKMYIALVYGRVSQSIGDIEANIGRSPHNRLKMAVLRGGAGRYAHTIFQVVDRFNDFSLLKVQIKTGRTHQIRVHLSHIGHPVVGDALYSMGRENSVRDPLIKREMRLLNRHFLHAAQLEFLHPSTGELMKFESPLPAELTNFLALLSQLS
- the lipA gene encoding lipoyl synthase, with the protein product MAKPKLTGARPEWLKVKINTNDSFQIIGQMMNDLSLHTVCQEAHCPNIFECWSEGTATFMIMGDVCTRHCGFCAVTKGKPQPLDTNEPRHVGEAVQRMRVRHAVVTSVNRDELPDGGAMHFAETIRWIRRLNPGTRIEVLIPDFCGNEDALNLILEARPEVLNHNTETVPRLYKRVRPDANFAQSMEVLSRAHLRKSQFPLLTKTGLMVGLGESVDELLETFREISKTGCDILTVGQYLAPTPKYIPIEKYYAPEEFDFLRDAALKMGFRYVESGPLVRSSYHAGRHTSGANGEEIFNSADYSHDPIFQTPIDIPQHPTQPLVQLKGRDAS
- a CDS encoding Fur family transcriptional regulator; protein product: MRIIRNKNFNRHQSEVENWSSAFVERCRERGIRLTPQRLAVYRALVEDLTHPTAETLFARLRETVPGMSQATVYRTLESLEKQGLIRRVSAPEAKGRFDANIENHQHLVCRVCGSLADVTLPSLTKSKLPEVQGFTIEEVDVRLVGLCKDCAKAKPKARLKSLRN